The proteins below come from a single Myxococcota bacterium genomic window:
- a CDS encoding cation:proton antiporter translates to MPEAFAVDAQMIGVVGALIVLAPIAASACQRVRVPPLVGYLLLGAALRAADDALGFASAPVVDALRLLANLGIVALLFSVGISSRPAALAAKLPDAAPIWLCDVAVSGGLAFAAALALGLGTVGALVCAAAFSATSVGVSVGMWRDAGRLDTSEGELLVDVAELDDVSAMALMALVFALIPELASGGGVPLGVLARELGGFALRFAGFLALCVAFARFGEPRVGAFAARLRRPPERMLVVAGVGFVIASLAGALGFGLAVGAFFAGLVFCRDPAAVRTEASFQDITAFATPFFFVWIGFGVHAGSLGGAAPLALALLAVAAVGKFAGNFAAASFATSPRAAALLAASMIPRAEIAMVVFDQAHVLAPRDVTHELYTAAVLACAATCLLAPALVGPLLARAAR, encoded by the coding sequence GTGCCGGAGGCGTTCGCGGTCGACGCGCAGATGATCGGCGTCGTGGGCGCACTGATCGTGCTGGCGCCGATCGCGGCGTCGGCATGCCAGCGCGTGCGCGTTCCGCCGCTCGTCGGCTACCTGCTGCTCGGCGCGGCGCTGCGCGCCGCCGACGACGCGCTCGGCTTCGCGAGCGCGCCCGTCGTCGACGCGCTGCGGCTGCTCGCGAACCTCGGCATCGTCGCGCTGCTGTTCTCGGTCGGGATCTCGAGCCGTCCCGCGGCGCTCGCCGCGAAGCTCCCCGACGCCGCGCCCATCTGGCTGTGCGACGTCGCGGTGTCCGGCGGGCTCGCATTCGCCGCGGCGCTCGCGCTCGGGCTCGGAACGGTCGGCGCGCTCGTCTGCGCGGCCGCCTTCTCGGCGACGAGCGTGGGCGTCTCGGTCGGCATGTGGCGGGACGCCGGGAGGCTCGACACCTCCGAGGGCGAGCTGCTCGTCGACGTCGCGGAGCTCGACGACGTGTCGGCGATGGCGCTGATGGCGCTCGTCTTCGCGCTGATTCCGGAGCTCGCGAGCGGCGGCGGCGTGCCGCTCGGCGTGCTCGCGCGCGAGCTCGGCGGGTTCGCGCTGCGCTTCGCGGGCTTCCTCGCGCTGTGCGTCGCGTTCGCGCGCTTCGGCGAGCCGCGCGTCGGCGCGTTCGCGGCGCGGCTGCGGCGGCCGCCCGAGCGCATGCTCGTCGTCGCCGGCGTGGGCTTCGTGATCGCGTCGCTCGCCGGCGCGCTCGGGTTCGGGCTCGCGGTCGGCGCGTTCTTCGCGGGCCTCGTGTTCTGCCGCGACCCCGCGGCGGTGCGCACGGAGGCGTCGTTCCAGGACATCACGGCGTTCGCGACGCCGTTCTTCTTCGTGTGGATCGGCTTCGGCGTGCACGCCGGGAGCCTCGGCGGCGCGGCGCCGCTCGCGCTCGCGCTGCTCGCGGTGGCCGCGGTGGGCAAGTTCGCCGGTAACTTCGCGGCCGCGTCGTTCGCGACGTCGCCGCGCGCGGCCGCGCTGCTGGCCGCGAGCATGATCCCGCGCGCGGAGATCGCGATGGTCGTGTTCGACCAGGCGCACGTGCTCGCGCCGCGCGACGTGACGCACGAGCTCTACACCGCCGCGGTCCTCGCGTGCGCGGCGACGTGCCTGCTCGCGCCCGCGCTGGTCGGGCCGTTGCTCGCGCGCGCAGCTCGTTAG
- a CDS encoding class I adenylate-forming enzyme family protein, with amino-acid sequence MTHDEAHATVFGPGAPFEISEETVLGERLPVFARRPRSLRDLLAGSAAHGDAEYVVHGDRRISYAENVELVARLARALREQHGVGPGDRVAILAANCPEWILSFWAVVSLGGIAVALNGWWTRDEIEYGIGLAEPRLLIGDAKRLARLEGDDPGVPVVRIEDDFGALLAGPPAELPSHAIAEDDPALILFTSGTTGRPKGALISHRGLVGFVQVTQAVGFYNLLRSGARPDPAAPRNCALLTVPLFHVSGLFSGCILMLASGARTVWRSGKFDAEDVLALIERERVTSWSGLGSMGPRVLNHPRVGEYDLSSLRNLACGGAPVSPAYVRRIVEVAANGKDALGIGYGSSETVATVASQMGNELWDHPDSTGRIHPTVDVEIRDDAGRPLPEGEEGEIHVRSAYLMLGYFRNEEATKSTLKAGRWLATGDIGRLVDGRLYINSRARDMILRAAENVYPVEIEGRIELHPTVREAAVVGVDHPELGQEVKAIVVPEPGQRVDVDALAAWCAESLAPFKVPSLWEVRAAPLPRNAAGKVVKTILTGEGGHAGIEE; translated from the coding sequence ATGACCCACGATGAAGCGCACGCGACGGTGTTCGGGCCCGGTGCCCCGTTCGAGATCTCCGAGGAGACGGTGCTCGGCGAGCGCCTTCCCGTCTTCGCGCGCCGCCCGCGCAGCCTGCGCGACCTGCTCGCAGGCTCGGCCGCCCACGGCGACGCCGAGTACGTCGTGCACGGCGACCGGCGCATCTCGTACGCGGAGAACGTCGAGCTCGTGGCCCGCCTCGCGCGCGCGCTGCGCGAGCAGCACGGCGTCGGCCCCGGCGACCGCGTCGCGATCCTCGCGGCGAACTGCCCCGAGTGGATCCTGTCGTTCTGGGCCGTCGTGTCGCTCGGCGGCATCGCCGTCGCCCTGAACGGCTGGTGGACGCGCGACGAGATCGAGTACGGGATCGGCCTCGCCGAGCCGCGCCTGCTGATCGGCGACGCGAAGCGGCTCGCGCGCCTCGAGGGCGACGACCCGGGCGTTCCCGTCGTGCGCATCGAGGACGACTTCGGCGCGCTGCTCGCCGGGCCGCCGGCCGAGCTCCCGTCGCACGCGATCGCCGAGGACGACCCGGCGCTCATCCTGTTCACGAGCGGCACGACGGGCCGGCCGAAGGGCGCGCTGATCTCGCACCGCGGCCTCGTCGGCTTCGTGCAGGTCACGCAAGCGGTCGGCTTCTACAACCTCCTGCGCAGCGGCGCGCGCCCCGACCCCGCCGCGCCGCGCAACTGCGCGCTGCTCACGGTGCCGCTCTTCCACGTCTCGGGGCTCTTCTCGGGCTGCATCCTGATGCTCGCGTCGGGCGCGCGCACGGTGTGGCGCTCGGGCAAGTTCGACGCCGAGGACGTGCTCGCGCTGATCGAGCGCGAGCGCGTCACCTCGTGGTCGGGACTCGGCTCGATGGGCCCGCGCGTGCTCAACCATCCGCGCGTCGGCGAGTACGACCTCTCGTCGCTGCGCAACCTCGCGTGCGGCGGCGCGCCGGTGAGCCCGGCCTATGTGCGCCGCATCGTCGAGGTCGCGGCCAACGGGAAGGATGCGCTCGGCATCGGCTACGGCTCGTCGGAGACGGTCGCGACGGTCGCGAGCCAGATGGGCAACGAGCTCTGGGACCACCCGGACTCGACCGGCCGCATCCACCCGACCGTCGACGTGGAGATCCGCGACGACGCGGGCCGCCCGCTGCCCGAGGGCGAGGAGGGCGAGATCCACGTGCGCAGCGCGTACCTGATGCTCGGCTACTTCCGCAACGAGGAGGCGACCAAGTCGACGCTGAAGGCGGGCCGCTGGCTCGCGACGGGCGACATCGGCAGGCTCGTCGACGGGCGCCTCTACATCAACTCGCGCGCGCGCGACATGATCCTGCGCGCGGCCGAGAACGTGTACCCCGTCGAGATAGAGGGCCGCATCGAGCTGCACCCGACGGTGCGCGAGGCGGCGGTCGTCGGCGTCGACCATCCCGAGCTCGGCCAGGAGGTGAAGGCGATCGTCGTGCCCGAGCCCGGCCAGCGCGTCGACGTCGACGCGCTCGCCGCGTGGTGCGCGGAGAGCCTCGCTCCGTTCAAGGTCCCCTCGCTGTGGGAGGTGCGCGCCGCGCCGCTCCCGCGCAACGCGGCCGGCAAGGTCGTGAAGACGATCCTCACCGGCGAGGGCGGACACGCCGGCATCGAGGAGTAG